Genomic DNA from bacterium:
CGAAATTAACGACATAGACCTTGGCATCGAGGGTATCCTCAAGGAGCGTTTTTTTGAACTGACAGGCGAACTTGAGTGGGCGTTGTCAAAAACGGTTGATGTAGTAAACCTTGATTCCAACAATCCCTTTGCCCCAGTTGTTCGCAAATATGGGAGACTCATCTATGACTGAATATGAAGAATACCAGACCGCCGAAAAACAAGCTATGGAGCGAACGCTTGAGCTGCTATCCAAAGGTCTATCACGGGAATCGAAGGAAGAGCTTGACTATGCTGGCATTGCTACATATTTACACAATCTTTACGGAGGAGTTGAAAATATCCTGAAACATACTTTGAAAAATTGTGGAGTTAGAATTACACCATCGGAAACCTGGCATAAGGAACTTCTCATAGGTGCCGTAAAGCACAGGATTGTGAGTGAATCATTAGCAGATCAGCTCAGGGATTACCTAAAATTTCGCCATTTTTTTATCCATGGATATGGCTTCATGTTGGAACCAGAACTTTTGATGCCCTTGGCTGAGAAAGCAAGGCTTGTCTTTGGCCAGTTCTTTGAAGAAATCAAATTATATATCTCTAAACCCAGAAAGGAATAACGATTGGCTCAATAGCTTAATGACT
This window encodes:
- a CDS encoding nucleotidyltransferase domain-containing protein, with the translated sequence MIPESDLKAIREWAQKYNIRSIYLFGSSLQESGEINDIDLGIEGILKERFFELTGELEWALSKTVDVVNLDSNNPFAPVVRKYGRLIYD